In Paenibacillus hexagrammi, the following are encoded in one genomic region:
- a CDS encoding phosphatidylglycerophosphatase A family protein, which produces MKHDSELLASMKDPSYNVHRTIAMSICGLYGSGAISLFGFVDCKFRFFFPTKRPKSFISKGICAIVASVASVVISDNVKEDYTKKNLDLLLSRGVQLEDMVDILDQLQRPYNPDMERSLCEEHILAVLRKQQTFHAIQMGVKIDTAVENKEFSEQYNHIVGRDEGLFGVDESIATAVPLMYGTIALTNFGYLDKEKIGIIKELDSDHGEGKCNTFIDDIVCGIVAAACGRLAHNNTPTFSKPVK; this is translated from the coding sequence GTGAAGCACGATTCCGAGCTGTTGGCCAGTATGAAGGATCCTTCCTATAACGTGCACAGAACGATCGCCATGTCCATCTGCGGACTATATGGAAGCGGAGCCATTTCGCTGTTCGGTTTTGTAGATTGCAAATTCCGATTCTTCTTTCCGACCAAACGGCCCAAGTCCTTCATTTCCAAAGGGATCTGTGCGATTGTTGCTTCGGTTGCCAGTGTGGTGATTTCCGATAACGTCAAAGAGGATTACACGAAAAAAAATCTGGATCTGCTGCTTTCTAGAGGCGTTCAGCTCGAAGATATGGTGGATATCCTAGATCAGCTGCAGCGTCCTTACAATCCGGATATGGAGCGGAGTTTATGTGAGGAACACATTCTAGCCGTTTTAAGAAAACAGCAAACCTTCCACGCCATACAAATGGGCGTCAAAATCGATACAGCTGTTGAAAACAAGGAATTCAGCGAGCAATACAATCACATCGTGGGTCGTGACGAAGGACTGTTTGGCGTCGATGAAAGCATTGCTACTGCAGTTCCACTTATGTACGGTACAATTGCCCTTACGAATTTCGGCTATTTGGATAAGGAAAAAATCGGGATCATTAAAGAGCTGGACAGCGATCACGGCGAGGGCAAATGCAATACGTTCATCGACGATATCGTCTGCGGCATCGTGGCGGCCGCATGCGGGCGCTTGGCGCATAACAATACGCCGACCTTTAGCAAGCCGGTGAAGTGA
- a CDS encoding helix-turn-helix domain-containing protein has translation MGIGPKKFANIVRFQHAIQLRKSGLDYFDIMAGCHFSDQAHFTHDFKRLAGCSPEQFFRETLQPELAAQYNEIKADSPVSHTMYQ, from the coding sequence ATCGGAATTGGGCCAAAGAAGTTCGCCAACATTGTTCGATTTCAGCATGCGATTCAGCTTCGAAAATCAGGTCTCGATTATTTTGATATTATGGCAGGCTGCCATTTTAGCGATCAGGCCCATTTTACACACGATTTTAAAAGATTAGCCGGATGCAGCCCGGAACAGTTTTTCCGTGAAACCCTGCAGCCTGAGCTCGCGGCGCAATATAATGAAATCAAAGCGGACTCACCAGTTTCACATACGATGTACCAATAA
- a CDS encoding MBL fold metallo-hydrolase, with protein MLTTIEHSDDILQVKVPLPFPLRWVNSYLVRGSAGWTLIDPGLRTPEAEALWHAVLQERGIAFEHIEQVVLTHHHPDHYGLAGWFQERTGAPVLLSETGWRQVQLMWQGSCRCPGCSWICSLATGCRPASWKRWSGTWQASCRLCPRSRR; from the coding sequence ATGCTAACCACGATTGAACATTCAGATGATATTCTTCAAGTTAAAGTACCGCTGCCCTTTCCACTGCGGTGGGTCAACAGCTACCTCGTACGGGGTAGCGCGGGCTGGACCTTGATTGATCCGGGACTCCGTACCCCGGAAGCGGAGGCGCTCTGGCATGCGGTGCTGCAGGAGCGCGGAATTGCTTTTGAGCACATTGAACAAGTTGTGCTCACTCACCACCATCCCGACCATTACGGGCTGGCCGGGTGGTTCCAGGAGCGCACGGGCGCCCCGGTTCTCCTCTCGGAGACCGGATGGCGGCAGGTGCAGCTCATGTGGCAGGGGAGCTGCCGATGTCCCGGCTGCTCCTGGATTTGTTCGCTCGCCACGGGCTGCCGGCCGGCGAGCTGGAAGAGATGGAGCGGCACATGGCAGGCTTCGTGCCGCTTGTGTCCCCGCAGCCGCAGGTGA
- a CDS encoding XTP/dITP diphosphatase yields MRLQSNFVVIATRNEGKVREFAKLFEPSGYKVRSLADYTDLPEIVESGETFAENARIKAEIISKHLHVPVLADDSGLCVAALGGDPGVYSARFAGADASDADNNAKLLSELKLLGAKDKPAVQGDHPELLSEASFVCALALIDPVANETIEAEASCEGYILSEPRGQGGFGYDPLFYIPALHKTMAEVTVEEKNEISHRAKALRCFLDRLEAK; encoded by the coding sequence ATGCGGCTGCAGAGTAATTTTGTCGTGATTGCGACGAGGAATGAAGGGAAGGTCAGGGAATTCGCCAAGCTTTTTGAGCCTAGCGGTTATAAAGTTCGCAGCTTGGCCGATTATACGGACCTTCCGGAGATTGTAGAGAGCGGCGAGACCTTTGCGGAGAATGCCCGAATTAAGGCGGAAATCATTTCCAAGCATTTACACGTGCCGGTGCTTGCCGACGACTCAGGTCTTTGCGTCGCGGCGCTAGGCGGTGACCCGGGCGTCTACTCTGCACGATTTGCCGGAGCAGACGCCTCAGATGCAGACAATAATGCCAAGCTGCTCAGCGAACTGAAGCTGCTGGGGGCGAAGGACAAGCCTGCCGTCCAGGGGGATCACCCTGAGCTGTTGAGTGAAGCTTCGTTTGTTTGCGCGCTTGCTTTGATTGATCCTGTGGCTAACGAAACCATTGAAGCGGAAGCAAGCTGCGAAGGATATATTCTCAGCGAGCCGCGGGGACAAGGCGGTTTCGGTTACGATCCGCTGTTCTATATTCCTGCTTTACATAAAACGATGGCAGAGGTCACCGTTGAGGAGAAAAATGAAATCAGCCACAGAGCCAAGGCGCTTCGCTGCTTTTTGGACAGGCTGGAAGCTAAATAA
- a CDS encoding DUF6597 domain-containing transcriptional factor translates to MDSILVQEDFNPSNYANRNPVKVLPSTLAVIGIQYGQRMRCIGEQGAELLGSSGITGLQTSSKQYVSTGSIGTIIITFKPGGLKSFTPYPIHEFQDANVDLDLVFPIFIISIRANGSLYANPGGGQAYSAFKGGCVRGTARKQVICQQADIRTKIQRGNRNWAKEVRQHCSISACDSASKIRSRLF, encoded by the coding sequence GTGGATAGCATCCTTGTGCAGGAAGACTTCAACCCGAGTAATTATGCGAATCGGAACCCTGTAAAAGTACTGCCTTCCACGTTAGCTGTCATTGGCATTCAATACGGTCAGCGAATGAGATGCATCGGAGAGCAGGGGGCTGAATTACTTGGCAGCAGTGGCATTACAGGGCTGCAAACCTCCAGTAAGCAATATGTCAGCACAGGTAGCATTGGAACGATTATCATTACGTTTAAGCCTGGAGGACTCAAATCCTTTACACCTTACCCGATTCATGAATTTCAGGATGCTAATGTCGACCTGGATCTCGTCTTTCCCATTTTTATTATCTCTATACGAGCAAACGGTTCACTATACGCTAACCCTGGAGGCGGCCAAGCATATTCAGCTTTTAAAGGGGGATGTGTCCGTGGAACAGCTCGCAAGCAGGTTATTTGTCAGCAAGCGGACATTAGAACGAAAATTCAACGCGGAAATCGGAATTGGGCCAAAGAAGTTCGCCAACATTGTTCGATTTCAGCATGCGATTCAGCTTCGAAAATCAGGTCTCGATTATTTTGA
- a CDS encoding helix-turn-helix domain-containing protein has protein sequence MTNDHKNKFLLTNREREVFELLVQDKTTKDIAQQLFISEKTVRNHISNVMQKLNVKGRSQAVVELIKLGELKI, from the coding sequence ATGACCAACGACCACAAAAACAAATTCCTACTTACCAACCGTGAACGTGAAGTATTCGAGCTCTTAGTTCAGGACAAAACAACCAAGGATATCGCGCAGCAGCTTTTTATCAGCGAAAAAACTGTTCGCAACCATATATCCAATGTTATGCAAAAATTGAACGTAAAAGGTCGTTCACAAGCGGTTGTAGAACTGATCAAGCTTGGGGAATTGAAGATCTGA
- a CDS encoding MBL fold metallo-hydrolase, whose protein sequence is MSRLLLDLFARHGLPAGELEEMERHMAGFVPLVSPQPQVTLLGEGPVRLGERMYEAIETPGHAAGHLVFYDAESEVIFCGDHVLPQISPNVSFLPQVEANPLGAYLHSLQEIGRLQVRMAYPGHREPWAGFSARAAELVRHHHERLALMEEKLREPLSAYALCRAMFGHRLSVHQLRFALSETIAHLVLLEAEGRIRAVSCADDSDKVLYQTVV, encoded by the coding sequence ATGTCCCGGCTGCTCCTGGATTTGTTCGCTCGCCACGGGCTGCCGGCCGGCGAGCTGGAAGAGATGGAGCGGCACATGGCAGGCTTCGTGCCGCTTGTGTCCCCGCAGCCGCAGGTGACGCTGCTGGGAGAAGGGCCGGTCCGCCTCGGGGAGCGGATGTATGAAGCCATCGAGACCCCCGGCCATGCCGCGGGTCATCTTGTCTTCTACGACGCCGAGTCGGAGGTCATCTTTTGCGGCGACCACGTCCTGCCGCAAATATCGCCGAACGTCAGCTTCCTCCCGCAGGTGGAAGCGAATCCGCTCGGCGCGTACCTGCACAGCCTGCAGGAAATCGGCAGGCTGCAGGTCCGCATGGCTTACCCGGGACACCGGGAGCCATGGGCGGGGTTCAGCGCACGCGCAGCGGAGCTGGTGCGCCATCATCATGAGCGGCTTGCGCTCATGGAGGAGAAACTGCGCGAGCCGCTCAGCGCGTATGCACTGTGCCGGGCCATGTTTGGCCATCGGCTGTCCGTGCATCAACTGCGCTTCGCGCTCTCGGAGACGATCGCGCATCTCGTCCTGCTCGAAGCGGAGGGGCGGATCCGAGCGGTTTCGTGCGCGGATGACTCCGACAAGGTTCTATATCAGACAGTTGTGTAA
- a CDS encoding DUF6483 family protein produces MFRRDYFMRQIEQLTVTLHRILFHKDQLQIAEAQRLLEEASRHVLGLNVHSLYALSSKDILEFLTYQGSLDSGKALIVADLFREQGDLYVTSGEPEEAYAYHLKSLELLFELYNLDDEDQTEIRQESCPRIEAVIERLSGWFIPAPIKLSLFAFYESRGRYSKAEDVLFHYIEDAGEKESVLQEAIMFYKRLLAKDEKDLQAGNFTAEEAVTGLEQLKQKYHAEENPSV; encoded by the coding sequence ATGTTCAGGCGGGATTATTTTATGCGGCAGATTGAGCAGTTGACTGTAACGCTCCATCGTATTCTTTTTCATAAAGATCAGCTTCAAATTGCAGAAGCCCAGCGGCTTTTGGAGGAAGCGAGCCGCCATGTGCTAGGGCTTAATGTTCACTCCTTGTATGCCTTGTCCAGTAAAGATATTCTTGAGTTTTTAACGTATCAGGGGAGCTTAGATTCGGGCAAAGCGCTCATCGTGGCAGACTTGTTCAGGGAACAAGGAGACTTATATGTGACAAGCGGGGAGCCGGAGGAGGCTTACGCCTATCATCTGAAATCACTGGAATTGCTGTTTGAGCTGTACAACCTTGATGATGAAGATCAGACGGAGATTCGTCAGGAGTCCTGCCCTCGGATTGAAGCCGTTATCGAAAGATTATCCGGTTGGTTTATTCCGGCACCTATCAAGTTGTCGCTCTTTGCCTTTTACGAGAGTAGGGGCCGTTACTCGAAAGCGGAAGATGTTTTGTTTCATTACATAGAAGATGCAGGGGAAAAGGAATCGGTGCTTCAGGAGGCGATTATGTTTTATAAAAGGCTTCTTGCCAAGGATGAAAAGGATCTTCAAGCGGGGAACTTTACCGCCGAAGAAGCAGTGACGGGCTTGGAGCAGCTGAAACAAAAGTATCATGCAGAGGAAAACCCCTCGGTTTAA
- a CDS encoding GerMN domain-containing protein: MKQQHWIRSAAMAGVIALLTTGCSIMGSGEKKDIDAPPQAGTEADAQTTSGAVTIDMAADNSSQMTVYVKDAKGFVAPVSLGLPKSPSVARTTLEYMVNGGPVSSLLPAGFQALLPQDTKILGVNVQAEKKQAVVDFSKEFLNYDQQDERKILEAITWALTSFPTVEKVQLRVEGKELKEMPKGKTPLEEPMSRMMGINIEKADDAEFGQSTPVTLYFLNQNDQNYKYYVPVTRLVKRTDDVAKAVVDQLIKGPDQKKGLTAVMNATTEVKSVTKANDLITVDFSDKLLGADQKASADALQSVILSLTENTGINKVQIKVDGAVKITSSDDQSYSKPVSRPAHVNPVKL; this comes from the coding sequence ATGAAACAACAACATTGGATTCGTTCAGCTGCTATGGCGGGGGTAATTGCACTACTGACAACTGGTTGCTCCATTATGGGGTCAGGAGAGAAGAAGGATATTGACGCTCCGCCTCAAGCGGGTACGGAAGCTGATGCCCAGACGACCTCGGGAGCTGTGACGATTGACATGGCTGCCGACAATTCGTCGCAGATGACGGTGTATGTCAAAGATGCCAAAGGTTTTGTAGCACCGGTAAGTCTGGGGCTGCCCAAATCACCTTCCGTTGCGCGTACGACCCTGGAATACATGGTGAATGGCGGTCCGGTATCGAGCCTTCTGCCAGCCGGTTTCCAAGCGCTCCTGCCTCAGGATACGAAGATTCTTGGCGTCAATGTGCAGGCCGAGAAAAAACAGGCTGTCGTAGACTTCTCCAAGGAGTTCTTGAACTACGATCAACAGGATGAACGCAAAATTTTAGAAGCGATTACTTGGGCATTGACCAGCTTTCCTACAGTAGAGAAAGTTCAGCTTCGCGTGGAGGGCAAAGAATTGAAGGAGATGCCGAAGGGCAAAACGCCTCTCGAAGAGCCGATGTCCCGGATGATGGGCATTAACATCGAAAAAGCGGATGATGCCGAGTTCGGTCAATCCACGCCGGTTACCCTGTACTTCTTAAACCAAAACGATCAAAATTATAAATATTATGTCCCGGTTACACGCTTGGTAAAAAGAACCGATGATGTAGCGAAGGCTGTTGTAGATCAATTAATTAAAGGACCGGATCAAAAGAAAGGTCTGACTGCCGTCATGAACGCAACAACGGAAGTGAAGAGCGTGACCAAAGCGAACGATTTGATTACGGTCGATTTCTCCGATAAGCTGCTCGGCGCCGATCAAAAGGCATCCGCAGACGCGCTTCAATCGGTCATCCTTTCCCTGACAGAGAATACAGGCATTAACAAAGTGCAAATCAAGGTAGACGGTGCCGTAAAGATTACGTCGTCCGATGACCAATCCTACAGCAAGCCCGTTTCACGTCCTGCTCATGTGAATCCGGTGAAATTATAA
- the asnB gene encoding asparagine synthase (glutamine-hydrolyzing), producing MCGITGWIDWRKDLTQYPSILENMTETLNLRGPDASGTWISQHCALGHRRLSVMDPENGAQPMIRKQGDYTYTIVYNGELYNAPELKRELESRGHVFRTTCDTEVLLVSFIEWGRACVDRLNGIFAFAAWNDQEQTLYLVRDRLGVKPLFYSHQNGVLLFGSEPKAILAHPDFKAEVGAEGLAEIFAVGPARTPGHGIYRNMSELKPGHCAVFDRNGLSIRAYWKLESNPHPDDVDATAARIGELLRDTAERQLISDVPICTLLSGGLDSSALTTLAANHYKESGKGALHTFSVDYVDNDKHFKESVFQPNADAPWIKRMSDFLGTIHHNIEFDTPELVESLKAGVLARDTPGMADVDGSLFLFCREIKKEATVAISGEAADEIFGGYPWFHRDESLEANTFPWSLKLNNRVDLLAPDLVDWIKPFEYVSNRYQQALAEVPRLAGETQQQNRMREMSYLNITRFMPTLLDRKDRMSMAVGLEVRVPFCDHRLVEYVWNIPWEIKTSGDREKGILRKALKGVLPEDVLTRKKSPYPKTHNPNYLAAVRKWVLEILDDSSSPLLPFIDVKKVRELAKAEGNDFNLPWFGQLMSGPQMFAYLAQVDTWLRTYKISIR from the coding sequence ATGTGCGGAATCACGGGTTGGATAGATTGGCGGAAAGACTTGACTCAGTACCCGTCCATTCTTGAGAATATGACGGAAACATTAAACCTGCGTGGACCGGATGCTTCCGGCACATGGATCTCGCAGCACTGCGCGCTCGGCCATCGCCGTCTCAGCGTCATGGACCCGGAAAACGGCGCCCAGCCGATGATCCGGAAGCAAGGCGATTACACCTACACGATTGTATATAACGGTGAGCTGTATAATGCCCCCGAGCTGAAAAGGGAGCTGGAATCCCGCGGTCACGTATTCCGAACGACATGCGATACGGAGGTTTTGCTGGTCTCCTTCATCGAATGGGGACGCGCTTGCGTAGACCGGCTTAACGGGATTTTCGCTTTTGCCGCTTGGAACGACCAGGAGCAAACGTTATATTTGGTTAGAGACCGGCTCGGCGTAAAGCCGCTTTTTTATTCTCATCAGAATGGTGTGCTTCTATTCGGCTCCGAGCCAAAGGCAATACTAGCGCATCCTGATTTCAAGGCTGAGGTAGGAGCGGAGGGCTTGGCAGAAATATTCGCCGTAGGTCCTGCCCGGACGCCCGGACACGGCATCTACCGGAATATGTCTGAGCTCAAACCGGGGCATTGCGCCGTGTTTGACCGCAATGGCTTGTCCATACGAGCCTATTGGAAGCTGGAAAGCAATCCGCATCCCGATGACGTAGACGCTACCGCGGCCCGTATCGGCGAGCTGCTTCGAGATACGGCTGAGCGCCAATTAATATCCGACGTTCCCATTTGTACTCTGCTATCCGGAGGACTCGATTCGAGCGCTTTGACGACTCTTGCCGCCAATCACTATAAGGAAAGCGGTAAAGGAGCGCTCCATACATTTTCCGTGGATTATGTCGATAACGACAAACATTTCAAGGAAAGTGTTTTCCAGCCGAATGCGGATGCGCCTTGGATCAAACGAATGTCGGATTTCCTTGGTACCATTCATCACAACATTGAGTTTGATACGCCGGAGCTCGTAGAATCGTTAAAAGCCGGCGTGCTTGCACGAGATACTCCGGGTATGGCCGATGTAGACGGCTCTCTCTTCCTGTTCTGCCGCGAAATTAAGAAAGAAGCGACTGTTGCGATCTCCGGCGAAGCGGCCGATGAAATATTCGGCGGTTACCCTTGGTTTCACCGAGACGAATCCCTGGAAGCCAATACGTTCCCTTGGTCGCTTAAGCTGAACAACCGCGTAGACCTGCTCGCGCCCGATCTGGTGGATTGGATTAAGCCTTTCGAGTACGTCAGCAACCGATACCAGCAAGCGCTGGCCGAGGTGCCTAGACTCGCAGGAGAAACCCAGCAGCAAAATCGGATGCGGGAAATGTCGTATCTGAACATCACTCGCTTCATGCCGACGCTCCTCGACCGCAAGGACCGCATGAGCATGGCCGTAGGGTTAGAGGTTCGCGTTCCTTTCTGCGATCATCGGTTGGTGGAATATGTATGGAACATTCCGTGGGAAATCAAAACCTCGGGCGATCGGGAGAAAGGCATTCTGCGCAAAGCACTGAAAGGCGTTCTGCCTGAGGATGTACTTACTCGCAAGAAGAGTCCATATCCGAAAACCCACAATCCGAACTATTTAGCCGCCGTCAGAAAATGGGTGCTTGAGATTCTTGACGATTCCTCCTCCCCGCTTCTTCCATTTATTGACGTGAAGAAGGTCCGCGAGCTTGCAAAAGCGGAGGGGAACGACTTTAACCTCCCTTGGTTCGGACAGTTAATGTCAGGACCTCAGATGTTCGCTTATTTAGCCCAGGTTGATACGTGGCTGCGAACCTATAAAATCTCCATCCGTTAA
- a CDS encoding class I SAM-dependent methyltransferase, whose protein sequence is MAWYQESFGNDYLVVYKHRDLQGAYHEVKKMIDWLQLEQGAEVLDLCCGMGRHSMALAEFGYKVTGVDLSEVLLQEAVKLDTDSHVEWLRGDMREVPLERQFDAVVNLFTSFGYFDEDEQNERVFHEIHRLLKPGGKYIVDFMNPAYVKVHLVPQSERTEEGMTIRESRSIEDGCVRKRIVISEQGKPERHYVEQVKLYGREAFEAMLTSAGLQLDHVYGGYDGQAYDEANSSRMIFVGQRKG, encoded by the coding sequence ATGGCTTGGTATCAAGAAAGCTTTGGGAATGATTATTTAGTTGTATATAAGCATCGTGATTTACAGGGGGCTTATCATGAAGTTAAGAAAATGATCGATTGGCTTCAGTTGGAGCAGGGGGCGGAGGTGCTTGATCTTTGCTGCGGAATGGGAAGACACTCGATGGCGCTTGCCGAGTTTGGCTACAAGGTTACGGGGGTGGATTTGTCGGAGGTGCTGCTGCAGGAAGCGGTAAAGCTGGATACGGACAGTCACGTAGAGTGGCTGCGCGGGGATATGCGCGAGGTGCCGCTCGAACGTCAATTTGACGCTGTTGTGAATCTATTTACTTCCTTTGGCTATTTTGATGAGGATGAACAAAATGAGCGTGTGTTTCATGAAATACACCGTTTGCTCAAGCCTGGCGGGAAGTACATTGTCGATTTTATGAATCCGGCTTATGTCAAAGTTCATCTGGTTCCGCAGTCGGAACGAACGGAAGAAGGGATGACGATTCGCGAAAGCCGCAGCATTGAAGATGGCTGTGTACGGAAACGTATTGTGATCTCCGAGCAAGGTAAGCCTGAGCGTCACTATGTTGAGCAGGTTAAGCTTTACGGCCGTGAAGCGTTCGAAGCCATGCTGACCTCTGCAGGCTTGCAGCTGGATCATGTATACGGGGGCTATGATGGACAGGCTTATGATGAGGCGAATTCCAGCAGAATGATTTTTGTAGGACAACGGAAAGGATGA
- a CDS encoding DUF4023 family protein has product MDSHFISKLHDKQRKAEKNLRTQGHNRPGDKLPNHKH; this is encoded by the coding sequence ATGGATAGCCATTTCATTAGCAAGCTGCATGACAAGCAGAGAAAAGCCGAGAAGAACCTTAGGACACAAGGCCACAACCGACCAGGCGATAAACTGCCGAATCACAAGCATTGA
- a CDS encoding haloalkane dehalogenase — MSDLEHTNIGIEFPFEARYQEVNGHRLHYIDEGVGPTILMLHGNPTWSYMYRNIIPYLKDFSRCIAVDLLGMGRSDKPDSLYTFLEHVTYIRQFVDALGLKDFILVGHDWGMAIGLHVAMSHPHPIKGIAMLEPQALYPCPSWSEFTPSESKDLFQTLRNPDMGWTFMRENNVFVEGMPHIIINRSFTQAEHDHYREPFQDPDQRKPSWVFPNQLPIDGTPSEVVQAVEQRNQWLYQTTIPKLLFHASPGCTIREPQIQWCLSHMKNLTLCDIGRGFHHLTEENPHKIGQKLRQWVKEITANIE, encoded by the coding sequence ATGTCCGATTTGGAGCACACAAATATTGGCATAGAATTTCCGTTTGAAGCCCGTTATCAGGAGGTGAACGGACATAGACTCCATTACATTGATGAGGGCGTCGGTCCAACGATCCTCATGCTTCACGGTAACCCTACCTGGTCTTATATGTACCGCAACATCATCCCGTATTTGAAAGATTTCTCACGATGTATCGCCGTTGATTTACTCGGAATGGGGCGGTCGGACAAGCCAGATAGCCTTTATACATTTTTGGAGCATGTAACGTACATTCGGCAATTTGTTGATGCTTTGGGACTGAAGGATTTCATTCTGGTAGGGCATGACTGGGGAATGGCTATTGGTTTGCATGTTGCCATGAGTCATCCTCATCCAATAAAGGGGATTGCAATGCTCGAACCGCAAGCTTTGTATCCTTGCCCAAGTTGGTCTGAATTTACCCCATCTGAGTCCAAGGATCTCTTCCAAACCCTGCGAAACCCTGATATGGGATGGACGTTTATGCGCGAGAATAATGTTTTCGTTGAAGGAATGCCGCATATCATCATCAATCGCAGCTTTACACAGGCTGAACATGATCATTACAGAGAGCCTTTCCAAGATCCGGATCAACGCAAGCCTTCATGGGTATTCCCGAATCAGCTTCCCATTGACGGAACGCCTAGTGAAGTCGTACAAGCCGTTGAGCAGCGGAATCAATGGCTGTACCAAACGACGATTCCTAAGCTGCTCTTTCATGCAAGCCCAGGATGCACAATCAGAGAGCCCCAAATACAGTGGTGTCTGTCACATATGAAAAATTTGACGCTTTGCGATATCGGCAGAGGCTTTCATCATTTAACGGAGGAGAACCCGCACAAGATCGGGCAGAAATTGCGTCAATGGGTCAAAGAAATAACGGCAAACATAGAATAA
- the rph gene encoding ribonuclease PH — protein MRSNGRTNSQLRPMKITPHYNKHAEGSVLIEVGDTKVICTATVEDRVPPFMKGQGKGWVTAEYSMLPRATQVRNQRESAKGKLGGRTMEIQRLIGRALRSVVNLEALGERSITLDCDVIQADGGTRTTSITGAFVAMAFALDKLSREKNLKQFPINDFLASVSVGVIKDTPRLDLNYEEDSQAKVDMNVVMTGSGQFVEIQGTGEDAPFSRKELDELLALAETGIRTMIEEQREVRGPIANRIRGVEHAAAE, from the coding sequence ATGAGAAGTAACGGAAGAACGAATTCGCAGCTGCGCCCTATGAAAATTACGCCTCACTATAATAAGCACGCCGAAGGCTCTGTATTGATTGAAGTTGGCGACACCAAAGTTATTTGCACCGCTACCGTTGAGGATAGAGTGCCACCCTTTATGAAGGGACAGGGTAAAGGGTGGGTGACAGCGGAATACTCGATGCTGCCGCGTGCCACTCAAGTCAGAAATCAGAGGGAGTCGGCCAAAGGGAAATTGGGCGGTCGTACCATGGAGATACAGCGTCTGATCGGGCGTGCGCTCCGTTCGGTAGTGAATCTGGAGGCGCTTGGTGAGAGATCCATCACACTCGATTGCGACGTCATCCAGGCGGACGGTGGGACAAGGACAACCTCTATTACAGGTGCCTTTGTTGCGATGGCATTCGCGCTCGATAAATTGTCTAGAGAGAAAAATCTTAAACAGTTTCCCATCAACGACTTTCTCGCATCCGTCAGTGTCGGTGTTATTAAAGATACCCCTCGTCTGGATCTGAATTATGAGGAGGACTCTCAGGCGAAGGTTGATATGAATGTCGTAATGACCGGGTCGGGTCAATTCGTAGAAATTCAGGGGACCGGCGAAGACGCACCATTCTCGCGGAAGGAGCTGGACGAGCTTCTTGCCTTGGCGGAAACGGGCATTCGCACAATGATTGAAGAGCAGCGCGAGGTCCGTGGGCCTATCGCAAATCGTATTCGAGGTGTGGAACATGCGGCTGCAGAGTAA